The region TTGCGCGACGAGATCGCTCCGACGATGTCCGATGCGGTCTTCGTCTCGACGAAGAGGGGGTTCGCCTACCAGGCGGCCCTGCTGGAGCCGATGACGGAGTTGCGGGAGAAGATCAGGGAAGGGGCCAGGGAGGCCGCCTCCCGCCGCGCCACGGGAGATTCGCTCCGCCCCTTCCGGCCCGATTCCCCGCTGCGCCTCGAGATGGAGCTATCGACGGTCGAGGCGGCGCTCGCCGCCGAGAGGCTCCCGGGGATGGAGCGCGTCTCCGCGGGCGGACTCGTCCTCACGGCCCCGGACGCCGGGACGCTCGTCAGACGCTTCTTCGGCACGCTCCAGGTCCTCTACGCCGTGCGCGACGCCCCATGACCCTGTCGGTCGGAGAGACCGTGGCGCGCCTGATCCTCCCCTGCGTCCTCTCCTACATCCTCGCCGCCTCGGGAGCCGGGCCGTCTCGCGGGAAGACGCTGGAGGAGGCCTTCAGCGGCGCGAGCGCCTGGCGGGCCGACAGCGTCCTCTCTTCTGCCCCCTTCGAGGGGCGAAGGAGCGGCACGGCGGGAGGGCGCGCCGCGGAGGAGTGGATCGCCGCGCGCTTCCTCGATTCGGGGCTCCTCCCGGCCTCGGCGGATCAGACCTTCTTCCAGGACTTCCCCGTGATCGGCTGCGAGGCGTCCAAGGCCTCTCTGGAGCTGCTGGACGGACCGTTCGGCAGGATCCGCTTCGTTCTTGGCGAGGACTTCACCCTCCTTCTGACGCCCGCGGACGGCAAGGTCACGGCCGAGGCTGTGATTGTCGGATACGGAATCGACTCTCCGCAGAAGGAAAGGAACGACTATGGCGATGTCCGGCTGGAGGGAAAGATCGCCGTGATCCTCCGCGAGCATGTCGAGGACGGCAGGGACTGGAGCGAGGAGTACAAGCGGACCCACACATTCGCCGCGGCGCGCGCCCGGGGAGCCGCGGCGGTCCTCTATGTCCAGGGGGAGCGTCCGGTCGCTGGGGCAGCGCTCGAGCCCGGCGTCCACGATCCCTCAGTCCCCGCGGGGTTCATCTCGAAGAGGATCGCCGACCTGCTTCTGCGCGAGACGGGATGGACGCTCGACGATCTGAAGGAGAAGCTGAAGGACGGGCCTCGCCCGGTAGCGACAGGCAAGCGGCTCCGATTCGAGGTCAAGGCCAAGAGGACCGAGCCGGCGACGGGGCGCAATGTCCTCGGAATGATCAGGGGAAGCGATCCAGTCTTGGGGAGCGAGGTCGTGATCTTCGGGGCTCATCACGACCACCTCGGGATCGACGCAGGCGGACATCTCTATCCGGGGGCGAACGACAACGCGTCGGGGACGGCTGTCGTGATCGAGATGGCGCGCGCGTCGAGGGAGTCCGGCTGGAAGCCGCGCAGGAGTGTCCTCTTCGTCACATTCGGAGGGGAGGAGATGGGGCTTCTCGGCTCGAAGCGCCTGGCGGCCCATCTTCCTTTCGACTCCTCGCGGGCGGTCGCGATGCTGAACCTCGACATGGCGGGCCACGGCGACGGCGGTTTCGGTCTGGCCGGCGGGACGAGGCTCGGTCCTCCTTATATTTCGTGGCGGGCAGGACTCGATTCGGTTCGCGCGGCCTCGTTCGAGGAGTACAGGCTAGACGGCGAGCACAGCGACTATAGTCCCTTCGCGGCCCGCGGGATACCCGCGCTATCGGCTTGGAGCCGCGGCCGGCATCATCGTTACCACGACATCGAGGACGAGGCGCGGCATGTCCCGCCCGAGAATCTCGAGGCTGTCGGCCGGGGCCTCGCTTCCCTCCTATTGTCGATCGCGGATCATCCCGAGCCGCTCGCTGACGGCTACGGCGTCGAGCGCGCGCTCCGCGCGGACGCCATCCAGATCGGATTCGCTCCCCTGGACGCGGCGATCCTCGTCGATCCCCTGCGCGAGACGCTCGACGGCGACGGCCGCATTGCGGGCCGCCTGGTCCTGTGCGATCAGGGACGGATCGACACCGGCGAGATCCTGCGCAGACTGGGCTCCCTCTCGAGCCTGACGGACGATCGGCCCTGGCTGAGAGTGATCGACGAACTCGGAGAGACCGGGGATGCCCGCGACGAAATGGCGGTCGCCCTCCTTCCCGTACTCGCCCTTCCTACCCTTGAGGGGATAGGCGCCTCCGGAGCGCGCGCCCTCTGCGCCGCCGGTCTCGCCGGGGCGATCCTGCCGAGCGGGGCGGCGATCCCCTCCCGAGAGGTATGCCGCGCCCTCGCCGATCAGGGCCGCTTCGTGATGGCCGGGAGCCTC is a window of Candidatus Eisenbacteria bacterium DNA encoding:
- a CDS encoding M28 family peptidase — encoded protein: MTLSVGETVARLILPCVLSYILAASGAGPSRGKTLEEAFSGASAWRADSVLSSAPFEGRRSGTAGGRAAEEWIAARFLDSGLLPASADQTFFQDFPVIGCEASKASLELLDGPFGRIRFVLGEDFTLLLTPADGKVTAEAVIVGYGIDSPQKERNDYGDVRLEGKIAVILREHVEDGRDWSEEYKRTHTFAAARARGAAAVLYVQGERPVAGAALEPGVHDPSVPAGFISKRIADLLLRETGWTLDDLKEKLKDGPRPVATGKRLRFEVKAKRTEPATGRNVLGMIRGSDPVLGSEVVIFGAHHDHLGIDAGGHLYPGANDNASGTAVVIEMARASRESGWKPRRSVLFVTFGGEEMGLLGSKRLAAHLPFDSSRAVAMLNLDMAGHGDGGFGLAGGTRLGPPYISWRAGLDSVRAASFEEYRLDGEHSDYSPFAARGIPALSAWSRGRHHRYHDIEDEARHVPPENLEAVGRGLASLLLSIADHPEPLADGYGVERALRADAIQIGFAPLDAAILVDPLRETLDGDGRIAGRLVLCDQGRIDTGEILRRLGSLSSLTDDRPWLRVIDELGETGDARDEMAVALLPVLALPTLEGIGASGARALCAAGLAGAILPSGAAIPSREVCRALADQGRFVMAGSLSGWREIARSISDLPLLVRWDRTAGTPPAPPDSADRGRVLLVLRVEGVADSAAMRESIASWGAQAVHIDIAAGLEVGVEDRESLQFLAWLRRRSWAGKAVEALLGGNLRRF